The proteins below are encoded in one region of Apium graveolens cultivar Ventura chromosome 4, ASM990537v1, whole genome shotgun sequence:
- the LOC141719951 gene encoding uncharacterized protein LOC141719951 has protein sequence MEEKAEKKLKVLFLHGYGCSGAYLKKRLQDPVEYDRTLNESMALIEETMVKFGPFDGVLGFSQGAYVAAALPILQAQGMALTKVEAIKFVVVISGGKLGGSKVPAPTLAKNAFTTLTEIPSLHCFGENDSFAKLPAIELLGSFVDPFVIFHSGGHEVPKLDEEGLKVMISFVNKIQATVSAHGLRSLL, from the exons ATGGAAGAAAAGGCTGAGAAGAAACTGAAAGTTCTGTTCCTTCATGGGTATGGATGCAGTGGTGCATATCTTAAGAAGCGCCTTCAA GATCCAGTCGAATACGATAGGACGTTAAATGAGTCTATGGCACTCATTGAGGAAACCATGGTAAAGTTTGGACCATTTGATGGGGTTCTAGGCTTCTCCCAG GGAGCTTATGTAGCAGCTGCTTTACCAATACTACAAGCCCAG GGTATGGCTCTAACTAAAGTTGAAGCGATAAAATTTGTCGTGGTGATATCTGGAGGTAAGTTAGGAGGCTCCAAGGTTCCAGCTCCCACGCTAGCCAAAAATGCATTCACCACTCTGACTGAGATTCCCTCACTCCACTGCTTTG GAGAGAATGACTCATTTGCAAAGTTACCAGCAATTGAACTTTTGGGGTCGTTTGTTGATCCTTTTGTAATTTTTCACTCAGGGGGTCACGAGGTACCTAAATTAG ATGAAGAAGGTTTGAAGGTGATGATAAGTTTTGTCAATAAGATTCAAGCCACGGTTTCAGCCCATGGACTCCGGTCACTTCTGTAG